One genomic segment of Helianthus annuus cultivar XRQ/B chromosome 14, HanXRQr2.0-SUNRISE, whole genome shotgun sequence includes these proteins:
- the LOC110906645 gene encoding uncharacterized protein LOC110906645, which yields MEGRSHGHKPLEEDVTPGTEDKSPPVHGIGLRVTNIEGNNLFPRRGIYSTNNNSVIDGLFEISKPVEVNSGSGCEGSFMAAMKDFHANPSGSADKGLMINQDGVQGSQYIRRDPGNSNLDRGNTVIGQSYAENLSKVIPSQKVNFRFMENTKAAEDVEADVTIPIASVKQVQDIFNNVLFGYFLGKRLAFPVVDYFVSHRWEKYGLQKCMMNGKGFFFFKFNSKEGMDNVLQDGPWLIRNIPLFLKQWTPNTELKKEELKKIPVWVKMHDVPLAAYTEDGLSLIASRIGTPKVLDNETTKMCMDSWGKERKGNDECPAIVHVKPVQKGNDKVNVDEQGFKSGNNRKKNSRNQFNIRDRQRLIYKPKKQTEKLDKQPDKVDSSKPNPSKAPGIRTSNAFEALNDMGDDGGSDADEVRLNDEIGGYDFMEGSKSGMSNNTGASTPAQEVLAILESHVKLANLDKVCKSVFRSWEWTSNGNLCHKGTRIILGWNRADVDVMVVHATDQVMHIQVLFKKDNTMTNVSVVYASNSDQERKNLWHSLTMHKGVVQSRPWIIMGDFNVALNLEDKCFGSSTYTAAMRDFNDCVNVLEVLDVRAHGMHFTWNQRPKNGIGIRKKLDRIMANVSFVDTFVDAYAVFLPNGVSDHCPGLLKMQKAARVRPKPFKFTNFLTHKKEFMDVVRNGWNVEVLGVPMFRLVKKLRGLKHPLRVLLRKQGNIHKKVLDLKDELDSLQKSLDSDPFNSVLKEAESVCIKKYTEASLDEERFLKQKAKQKWLEAGDSNTAFFHNVLKCRNHVNKINVIKDTEGTMYEGDQVSSALVNYFQGFLGKNRTMAGKVNRDVFVNSLNPLVANNMCRPVTQEEVKSAIFSVIENKAPGPDGFTSGFFKKAWPIVGSEVTDAVIDFFESGRMLQEINHTFLALIPKVNTPEVVTDYRPISCCNVVYKAISKILTTRILEGLRDLINNNQSAFVPGRRISDNIMLTQELMHNYHRHNGPHRCAMKVDIQKAYDTVDWGFLRDVLHGFGFRPIFIAWVMECVTTTSFSLSINGNVHGYFKGKRGLRQGDPMSPYLFTMVMEVLTLILSKAADLDSSFRFHNKCEKQMIINLCFADDLLLFARGDVGSVKMIMRSLKNFEEVSGLVPSNSKSSIFFCNVSSSVKSRIVDLVPFEEGKLPMKYLGVPLLASRLLIKDCKVLVERMNKRIADWKNRFLSFAGRLQLVLSVLSSIHVYWASVFILPASIIKDLESKMKWFLWGYGTISKGRAKVAWKEVCLPKWEGGLGIRRILEVNKSLMAYHIHSILSDRNSLWTAWVGIYRLRGRSVWDIPVQVNSPWGWKKLLRYRHIFQDCFWSKIGNGQSTFLWFDKWSADCPLANVVTPRQMARYGLSIKSKVTDVQNGAWIWPDDWRRVYPNLFQLRPLNLTSAKDRVLWLNSDEETVDSRSHSEMESYGYEFYEPDVLFAMLCGSRDT from the exons ATGGAGGGTAGAAGTCATGGGCATAAGCCGTTGGAGGAAGATGTTACTCCGGGGACGGAAGACAAATCACCACCGGTTCATGGAATTGGTTTGCGGGTGACGAATATTGAGGGTAACAATCTGTTTCCTAGGCGGGGTATTTACTCAACCAACAATAATTCGGTTATTGATGGGTTATTTGAAATCTCTAAACCAGTGGAAGTCAATTCTGGTTCGGGTTGTGAAGGGAGTTTTATGGCGGCAATGAAGGATTTTCATGCAAACCCTAGTGGGTCGGCTGATAAGGGTTTGATGATCAATCAAGATGGTGTGCAAGGTAGCCAGTATATCCGAAGGGATCCAGGTAACTCGAACTTGGATAGAGGAAACACCGTAATAGGGCAGTCTTATGCTGAGAACTTATCAAAAGTTATTCCATCTCAGAAGGTTAACTTCAGATTTATGGAAAATACTAAAGCTGCCGAGGATGTTGAAGCGGATGTGACTATTCCGATTGCTTCAGTTAAGCAGGTACAGGACATATTTAATAATGTTTTATTCGGGTATTTTCTGGGGAAACGATTGGCGTTTCCGGTTGTTGATTACTTTGTTAGTCATAGATGGGAGAAATATGGGTTGCAGAAATGTATGATGAATGGTAAagggtttttctttttcaagtttaactcAAAAGAAGGTATGGATAATGTGTTGCAAGATGGTCCTTGGCTTATTAGAAACATACCACTTTTCCTTAAACAATGGACACCGAATACGGAACTAAAGAAGGAAGAACTGAAAAAGATTCCTGTTTGGGTAAAAATGCACGATGTTCCGTTAGCTGCTTACACGGAGGATGGGCTGAGTTTGATTGCTTCGAGGATAGGCACCCCTAAGGTGCTTGATAATGAGACTACTAAGATGTGCATGGATTCATGGGGGAAGGAGCGG AAGGGTAATGATGAATGTCCAGCGATTGTTCATGTGAAACCTGTTCAGAAGGGTAATGATAAAGTGAATGTTGATGAACAAGGGTTTAAGAGTGGCAATAACCGGAAAAAGAATTCAAGAAATCAGTTTAATATTAGAGATAGACAGAGACTTATCTACAAGCCCAAGAAACAAACCGAAAAGTTGGACAAACAACCTGATAAGGTGGATTCGTCCAAACCGAACCCTTCTAAAGCACCGGGTATTCGTACGAGCAATGCTTTTGAGGCTCTTAATGATATGGGTGATGATGGGGGATCGGATGCTGATGAAGTCAGGCTTAATGATGAAATAGGTGGATATGATTTTATGGAGGGTTCCAAATCAGGTATGTCTAATAATACAGGTGCAAGCACACCTGCTCAGGAG GTTTTGGCAATTCTTGAGTCTCACGTTAAGTTGGCTAATCTTGATAAAGTTTGCAAGAGTGTTTTTAGGAGTTGGGAGTGGACGTCCAATGGGAATTTATGCCATAAAGGCACTAGAATCATTCTAGGTTGGAACAGGGCAGATGTTGACGTAATGGTGGTGCATGCTACTGATCAAGTTATGCACATCCAAGTTCTGTTTAAAAAAGATAATACTATGACTAATGTATCGGTGGTGTATGCAAGTAATAGTGACCAAGAAAGGAAAAATCTTTGGCATTCCTTAACAATGCATAAAGGAGTGGTGCAATCGAGGCCGTGGATAATTATGGGTGATTTTAACGTCGCGTTGAACTTAGAAGACAAATGTTTCGGCTCTTCTACTTACACGGCTGCCATGAGGGACTTTAATGACTGTGTGAATGTGCTCGAGGTTCTTGATGTTAGAGCTCATGGGATGCACTTTACTTGGAATCAACGTCCAAAGAATGGCATTGGGATTCGGAAGAAGTTGGACAGAATTATGGCTAATGTTAGTTTCGTGGATACCTTTGTAGATGCTTACGCGGTCTTTCTTCCGAATGGTGTCTCTGATCACTGCCCAGGTCTGTTGAAAATGCAAAAGGCAGCTCGGGTTAGACCAAAACCGTTTAAATTTACAAATTTCTTGACCCACAAAAAAGAATTTATGGATGTTGTTAGAAACGGCTGGAATGTCGAAGTGTTGGGAGTTCCGATGTTTCGTCTTGTCAAGAAACTTAGGGGGTTAAAGCATCCACTAAGAGTGCTTTTACGTAAACAAGGAAACATTCACAAGAAGGTGCTTGACCTTAAAGATGAGCTGGATAGCTTGCAGAAATCGTTGGATTCTGATCCTTTCAATTCGGTTCTTAAGGAAGCTGAAAGTGTGTGCATTAAAAAGTATACGGAAGCATCGTTGGACGAGGAAAGATTTTTGaaacaaaaggctaaacaaaaaTGGTTAGAAGCTGGGGACTCAAATACAGCTTTCTTTCATAATGTCTTGAAGTGCCGAAACCATGTCAATAAAATTAATGTTATCAAAGACACGGAAGGGACGATGTATGAAGGAGATCAGGTTTCATCAGCTCTGGTTAATTATTTTCAAGGTTTTCTTGGTAAAAATAGGACTATGGCTGGTAAAGTGAACCGAGACGTGTTTGTGAATTCTCTAAACCCTCTCGTGGCAAACAATATGTGTCGCCCAGTGACACAAGAGGAGGTTAAATCTGCTATTTTCTCAGTTATTGAGAATAAGGCGCCGGGACCAGATGGGTTTACGTCTGGGTTCTTTAAAAAGGCTTGGCCTATTGTTGGTAGTGAGGTTACTGATGCTGTGATTGATTTTTTTGAGTCGGGTAGAATGCTTCAAGAGATTAACCATACCTTCTTGGCTCTCATTCCTAAGGTAAACACTCCCGAAGTTGTTACGGATTACAGACCAATCTCATGTTGCAATGTTGTCTATAAGGCGATAAGTAAGATTCTAACGACTCGGATTCTGGAAGGGTTAAGGGATTTGATTAACAACAACCAATCGGCGTTTGTCCCTGGAAGAAGGATCTCTGATAATATAATGCTAACGCAGGAGCTCATGCATAATTATCACCGTCATAATGGTCCTCATAGATGTGCTATGAAAGTGGATATTCAAAAAGCGTACGATACGGTGGATTGGGGATTCCTTAGGGATGTTCTTCATGGTTTTGGATTTCGGCCTATATTTATTGCTTGGGTTATGGAATGTGTCACCACTACCTCATTTTCTTTAAGTATAAATGGGAATGTCCATGGCTACTTTAAAGGAAAGCGTGGGTTACGACAAGGCGATCCAATGTCTCCGTACTTATTTACTATGGTGATGGAGGTGCTAACGTTGATTCTTTCAAAAGCAGCTGATTTAGATTCCTCGTTTAGATTCCATAACAAGTGTGAGAAACAAATGATAATAAACTTATGTTTTGCGGATGACCTATTATTATTTGCTAGGGGAGATGTTGGCTCAGTAAAGATGATCATGCGATCCTTGAAGAATTTTGAGGAGGTATCCGGCCTTGTCCCCAGCAATTCCAAAAGCTCCATTTTCTTTTGTAATGTTTCCAGCTCCGTCAAGTCCAGGATTGTTGATTTGGTTCCGTTTGAAGAAGGGAAGTTACCCATGAAATATTTGGGTGTTCCATTGCTGGCTTCGAGACTGTTGATCAAAGATTGCAAGGTTTTAGTGGAACGAATGAACAAACGAATTGCAGATTGGAAGAACAGGTTTCTATCGTTTGCTGGTAGGCTTCAATTAGTCCTTTCGGTTCTCTCCTCTATTCATGTGTATTGGGCCTCGGTATTTATTTTACCAGCTAGTATTATAAAGGATCTGGAGAGCAAAATGAAATGGTTTCTATGGGGGTATGGCACGATATCTAAAGGGAGAGCTAAAGTGGCTTGGAAGGAGGTCTGCCTTCCAAAATGGGAGGGCGGTTTGGGAATTAGACGTATTTTGGAGGTAAACAAATCCCTTATGGCCTACCATATTCACAGTATTTTATCGGATAGGAATTCTTTGTGGACGGCCTGGGTTGGGATTTATAGACTTCGGGGCCGTAGTGTTTGGGATATTCCGGTGCAAGTAAACTCCCCTTGGGGTTGGAAGAAATTACTGAGATATCGACATATTTTTCAAGATTGCTTTTGGTCAAAAATCGGTAATGGTCAGTCTACTTTTCTTTGGTTTGATAAATGGAGTGCAGATTGTCCTCTTGCTAATGTTGTTACTCCTAGACAAATGGCTAGATATGGTCTATCTATCAAGTCAAAAGTTACGGATGTTCAAAATGGTGCATGGATCTGGCCGGATGATTGGAGAAGGGTATACCCGAATCTATTTCAGCTTCGTCCGTTGAATTTGACAAGTGCAAAGGATAGAGTTTTGTGGCTGAATTCGGATG AGGAAACTGTGGACTCAAGATCGCATTCTGAAATGGAATCATATGGTTATGAGTTCTATGAACCAGATGTGTTGTTTGCTATGCTTTGCGGATCAAGAGACACATGA